A stretch of DNA from Lycium ferocissimum isolate CSIRO_LF1 chromosome 4, AGI_CSIRO_Lferr_CH_V1, whole genome shotgun sequence:
AAAACACCTTCGGTAGCCATTAAAGCTTCTTCGAAGCTCAGGTTTAGAAAATTGGGTTACCGCAAACAAGCTCCCTTTTAAGTAGGTGttatttcaaaagattgaaatatcgttcatatttgaaatttgagttgatttggtgAAGATGAAGACGAATTTGGTTAAAAATTCAGATTTGAGGTTGATAAACTTCATTATGAGATTTTGCAAGAACACCCCATTTTGCAGcacaatttcaaaatttgaatacaataaagaaaaaaggaaaaataaaaataaaaaagtacaaaaatatttaaaatttgcaATATATACACGTGGCCTTGCGTGTACATCACCCACTTTAACTCATATTTGGAAGTGGACATCCAAGGAGGTATATATTCCAGTTTAAAAATATTCAGAAGGTCATAGGACTCTCGGAAAGGTTAGGTGCGTTACAACAAATTCGGGCATAGTTTGAGGTGTATTTTaaccattttttcttttttaaacgaactaaaaaagaaagtaagacaaacaaatttgTGAATAAAATAAAGGCGAAATAGTTTGGGAGGCTCTTGTACTTGTCCAGTTTTGTCATGCCAGTGTTCGTACTTACAAGTTTGTCAACTAAACCCCTTTACccttaaaaaacaaaaagaagcatTTTAAGCCCCTCTGTCATTGCGTGTTCCTCACTTGCTCTGACATGGATGACACATCAGAAAAATTAATGCCACACCATATCCACATCATTGGCACGTCATTTTTTATATTCATCTaccaaaaaatacttttatcctctatttcctttaaaaaaattaatttttatatgaaaaaaaaaaaattgaaagtggCTAAATGATATTTTCCAGATCCTATAACCATTTTTTCTGGTAATAGCTCCGCCAATGAAAAAATCAAGGCCACCGTCACCTCACTGCTGTAAATCCCCCCAAAAAATAGATCTTCAGTAGCGGAAACACTCCATTTTCCCCATTTTCGTCGTCTCTCCTTCACCCATAGATCCTTCACCTCCTTGGATGGTTTCCCATTTAAAAGCCTCGAACACTTCcttttatcttcttctctgCAGCTCCATTCTCCAAttatttccaacttcatatcAACTCATCTTCTCTgtctctttgtttttctcccAACTCTTTCTCATTAAACCCATCACCAATCTTCTCTTCGCAACAATTCCAAAAACAAATCTTCACTTTCTCAACACCCCAGAACTTGTTTACAAAATAAACGCCACCGATTTGTTTCCCTGTATTTTGGATTTGTGCATAAAGAAAATATGAGGAAGACAAAGGAGATAAAAATTAGGCcaacagaaagaaagaaaaagaaaaaaagaagctaaaatTGATTGCTACCAGAGAAggttttctatttatttttctcaaatatTGCTTGAAGTTGTGAAGGTGATTGAAATGAGGAGGtggaagaaagggaaaataaaatGGCGTGGGGATGGGGAAGAACAAGGGTGGGGTTCtcagctttttcttttttaattttaatttttgtctttttaattgttttatgtttttttctcattttaatcatttttaattCTAAATTCTTATGTTCGCACTCTTTATATGCATGCAGTTCATGCATTGTTCCAACTCAACCATTAAATTGCCACATAGGATCGGTCAATAGTCAAAGGGACTTATAATGTTTAGTTTTAAAGGGTAGAAGAGTTTAATTGACAAACTCGTAAGTATAAATATCGAGATGACAAAAATAGACTATTCTGGCTAAAATAAATGATTACTCAATTACTTATGTGATTCCAAAATACAAACCACATTGTCCACGTGGCACCTAGGAATAGGATCACTAATAAAGGATGTCACGTGATACGGATCTGGAGTATGTATATCCTGTGCGGGTTGACCAAATATTCATTCTCTTCCTCTCCCACACACCTATTCTTCTCCGCTCCGCACTTCAAACCATGGGCCAaatccttcaaaaatttcaaggTATCATCACCTTCCATCTAATCCGTTCATTTCTCTTGAATACACTTGtgtatattcatgctttgtttGGATCCATTTCTTGATTCGCTTGTTACTCTCTTTTAACTGTTGCTACATGGgaatttcatcaaaattttcTTGTCTAAATAATTGAAGCTTGTATTTTCAAAGACTAATATTTGTTGTATTGGAAAGTGTACTTTGTTTACTGACCCAATATTTTAACCTGCTAAAACATCAAGAAACAGGTTTTCTTGGTTCAAGATTTCTCATTTTTCTGCTTGTTTAAGTCCACGGAAGTTGATTTCTCAATAAAGCAGCTAATCTAGATTTTATAGTTATTTGATTATTGCAgaatttaaaacatgattttctacTTATATTTTCTGTGCGATTGGAAAGAGTTGACTTCTTCTTACTTTAAATAGGAAAGTCATATTTATCATTGGATTTACACTGTGCTATAAAGATTCTTACACTGTTTACAATTAATGATTATCATGGAGATACTTGATTGTGTAACTATTTTAGACCATGGGTGAGTAGAACTTAATATCTTTGTTATTTTAGAGTTTTACTTATATACACCAACAttgtaaagaatttttacaTTATATGGTCACCTTTACCTATTGTAGCAGGTAACTTGCCTTTTCAAGATTATATAGTCCCCCCTTTTATAAGAGTTACCGGTAGATATCTTTGAGTGACAGATAGTGTTGaaatttctttatattatcGGGGTATATGTGTTAAGTTCATTAGTTTATTGGTTACATAAATTATCGTAACAGTGTGAACATTGAGAAAGATATGTAAATGGCTCTGGGATACAATAGCAGTTGTGGTATTTTCCTATGTGATTTCTCATTTTTGACTCTTATGGATCTCTGACTATGAATCTTCTTGATAAGTTTCTTGGAGTTGAGGCGTAGTAATTATTGTTGCTTATATGTTATGTTAAAGCACATTAGAAATCAAAGATGTCCTGTCCTCAAGCATTATAGAACTTTATGGTACTTTATGATATTAATCTAGATATTTTCGAACTATCACTATCTTTGCTCCTATTCAAGTATACATTAACGAATGTGATCATGTTGTTCTCCTTTTCGTTTTCTTTGGAGTGTTATTCAATTACTTATCTTTTGTAATTAGCACTCATGCACTTCCTGTCAAAAGTAAAGTTTACTTAATTGTTTCTTGTTGTCTTTTTCACAGAAAACATCATGCAGACTGGTTTCCTACCACTTTTGTTTGTTAACATGATCTGTCTCTTATAAATTGTGAAGCAAATGTAGCTTATTTTGGTCTTATGTTCGTACTTCAATCGAATCAATCAATCAGTTGGACGCTGTTCTTTTGGGCTGATAGCTAAAGAAGTCCGCGCTTTCACATCAAGTTTCCACGTAAATGTGATTTAATGAGGCTGGTTCACAACACTTAATACCATTTTCTCTGATAACTATCTAATAACACATAGTACGTTTGACCAAAAATTCATTGCATTAAGGATAACTAGGTTATATATACAACTGTCAAGCCATGTTTTATAAGAAGTTGGAGAACTTGGCTTTCTCGTATAGTTATTTCTGTTGTGAGTTTGCTGTTCTAAGACTTGTTTAACCTTACACCAAAAATTCGAGGTTAATGTGATGAATGAAGATAAATAAATTACACCATAACTATCCATTTTCTCATCTGCGCCATCAAATAGACCTATTTCAGCACTTTTTCTGCAATTAGCCTGGTCATAATGGCAGGGAGCTTACATAACAAATATAAAACAACATATTTACCTGATGCAGGTAAACAGTGGAGAGAGAcacaaatacaaaaaataacaGACAAGGTATTTGACCGTGTCAAACTTGATTCAGGAAGAGAAAATCTGAAGTTTGAAGACCTTTATATTGCTGTACTACTTGTCTTCAAGTAAGATTGTTCAGTTCCTCTACTTAATTGATTCACTTATGCTTTACAGAACATTATACTGGTTTGTCATTGTTTATTACTTGGAAGGTGCTACCCTTAGGGAAGGTCTTAtcacttttgtttttcttcagtGATATCAATAAACGTTTGCCGGGTCCTCATTTTGATCCTCCTACAAAAGATGAAGTTAGAGCCCTGATGAAGGTAGGTTGCACTTAGCTGATCAATTTGTAGATTGACTATTCTTCTTCTTGTGCAGTTCAGTTAGCTCATGTTCTAATTGTGATTTGTCATATTGCTGATTGAATGATTATGACTGCGCCTTAACCATTCTAATCagactattttcatttgaagcACTTGTTAGGGTAATGGATATCAGTTCTAAAAATGATTCACTCAATATCCTTCGGAGACAAATTGTACTTACTTTGAGCCTTTATAAATCATTAAGTTAATTTTATGGAAGGTCACTCAATTTTAAGGTCACTCAATTTTTACTTTTTGCACCAAAGTTACTAAACTATTTTTCTTAAGGAAGAAGTCACTAAACTATTTTTCGTAACCAAAAAGTTACTCAACTTTACCTAAGTATCACGAAAGTCACTAAACTATTTTTGGTGCACTAAACTACTTTAATAGCCAAAAATAATTTAGTCACTTTCGTGATACTTAGGTAAAGTTGACTAGCTGAGTAACTTTTTTGTTacaaaaaatccaaaaagatCATTCAACTGTCTTAGTATGTAGTCACTAGGAGGAAGTAAATGAGATATTTTCTATGATACTTAGGCAATGTTAGGTGACTTTTtagttaaaaagaagaaaatcttTGGAGATTTTGTGTGATATTTA
This window harbors:
- the LOC132053633 gene encoding uncharacterized protein LOC132053633; this translates as MSRDTDLEYVYPVRVDQIFILFLSHTPILLRSALQTMGQILQKFQGKQWRETQIQKITDKVFDRVKLDSGRENLKFEDLYIAVLLVFNDINKRLPGPHFDPPTKDEVRALMKECDINIDGELDREEFVKFIRKLTKDTFIIVSQGLLIALAAAPTIALLTKRSTEGVPHVGKVVQKIPNSLYASLVTLIVVLFQQAAETKE